The Diachasmimorpha longicaudata isolate KC_UGA_2023 chromosome 14, iyDiaLong2, whole genome shotgun sequence genome includes a region encoding these proteins:
- the LOC135169331 gene encoding autism susceptibility gene 2 protein homolog isoform X4: protein MEIEVKQRNSQRNRRRERAQRILAQRESLASAKNHNLSHQVRQRPGDDEDSHSGEDEETLGLSRSSGPRDGHQRPVRPPRPPRPRKKSSIAGGGAKEPPFEEDIIDGFAILAFRSYEDLESAIKLAGKNNLKKLHTLLTIEEKPKVDTGQNNRHNDHHIKNHFKPNHYTHNSILTPSTLNQGLDAGTSDDSGRASEQLHGPGIPRDSQDADSSRDHLSDASSHCSSGKGYICDSEGEDDKGSDAESILFESSTPPLPRKYELPSSSPHVLPPANGAGGTPPDTGGQISNPATDAPAPIPPPVPASAPVPTAPSPPSPTLPPHISQPPMTSPLAANPRAIAPQQRPASPAHPPPSLPQQPHTTIPALHPPNVPLVSSSHNTTSPAVASLGVTPAAPSNGAATTSYPPSLPMAAYPQSQPSYPPLYTPYASLNHSPYLSPAVPSPSHSASSRADVRSSRASPHTNSIAKPPLGNNVTTHNSSTPLSAATTTCVSTITNTVTTANTIAHRDIVTCSLAGRINNNNSPRGHSPNRERDSYSNVSTLSRGSITPVSVPNTSSPANSSLPAYSKAQGWISSTSSQLSPATGTSVPRPTPPPPSAALGMHNFPPPMFAAPLPPPVSSSSPHTSLPSLPPPTTNPNPFSAESLFQTRVTHVTGQTDLLRRELDNRFLASSQDRNVAVSNLGPPPYLRTEMHHHQHQHTHVHQHTTPLLPPPAATTLFPPPIFKDIPKLGSVDSPFFRGNLNLSSYPGFNAGLLHPGMGPSTPFVPPNHLTSYAPKKTGKWNAMHVRIAWEIYHHQQKQQAEAKAGGVVATKTELLRPPGHLYPGGPPGGLGLGGPSLAPPFPSNMPPSHPGAPPPPHPVGFLSTSASHLGSGMSPFGRYPASYGGGNPNFPTLSAFPPTRDISQLSGLTSAVHDPWRGLQRANPGFPPTTVSWTLKPEPPSIDRRAELEERERERERQRREREELERQRREREREREEHERQRREREELERQRREREREEQRERERREREKEEKRKQQEAAERERERERRDKERRELERREMERERLMHQNRQHAMMGRDRSPLRNGTLDPSEVRVKEEPRSKDDDVVMLSRGPSVPGPGLSQGPSPIPDPRYHHPHHAYLARHPHSIPHGMSRTMMPLGHPMQHFQPPPPPPSASGPGQPPGPWTPDPFRDPYRYDALQQLRYNPLMAAAAFRAEEEERAKLYAGYNQNVAALRGKDPSPGPLSNLHMHHRAGPGPGNASRQVDGIIHAEMHKKEDSSQSR, encoded by the exons AGTGCAATAAAGTTAGCTGGTAAAAACAATTTGAAGAAGCTACACACGCTTCTGACAATAGAGGAAAAACCAAAAGTGGATACCGGCCAGAACAATCGTCACAACGATCATCACATTAAGAATCACTTCAAGCCCAACCATTATACCCATAATTCCATACTGACACCCTCTACGCTCAATCAG GGCCTCGATGCAGGAACGAGTGACGACAGCGGGAGAGCGTCGGAACAACTGCATGGCCCTGGCATCCCTCGGGATAGCCAGGACGCTGATAGTTCCAGGGACCACCTTAGTGAT GCCAGCAGCCACTGCAGCTCGGGCAAAGGCTATATC tgTGATAGTGAAGGGGAAGACGATAAG GGTTCAGATGCAGAATCAATTCTCTTTGAATCTTCTACCCCACCTCTTCCACGTAAAT ACGAGTTGCCATCGTCATCGCCACACGTATTGCCACCAGCAAATGGTGCTGGTGGAACGCCTCCAGATACTGGGGGACAAATTTCAAATCCAGCAACGGATGCACCAGCACCAATACCCCCACCTGTGCCTGCCTCAGCACCTGTACCAACGGCGCCGAGTCCACCAAGTCCCACATTGCCACCACACATATCCCAACCACCC ATGACTAGTCCGCTAGCAGCGAatcctcgtgcaatagctccccAGCAGCGTCCAGCATCACCAGCTCATCCACCGCCATCACTGCCTCAGCAGCCACACACAACAATACCAGCTCTCCATCCACCAAATGTACCGCTGGTATCGTCGAGTCACAATACAACTAGTCCAGCAGTTGCTAGTCTAGGTGTAACCCCAGCAGCTCCATCAAATGGAGCAGCTACCACCAGCTATCCACCTTCATTGCCAATGGCTGCGTATCCGCAGAGTCAGCCCTCTTATCCACCTCTTTACACTCCTTACGCCTCGTTGAATCACAGCCCGTATTTGTCACCTGCTGTACCATCACCATCCCATTCAGCCTCTTCAAGAGCTGATGTC AGAAGCAGTAGAGCATCGCCCCATACGAACAGCATAGCAAAACCCCCATTAGGAAACAACGTAACAACTCACAACAGTTCAACTCCCCTCTCAGCAGCAACAACAACGTGTGTATCAACGATAACAAATACAGTTACCACAGCTAATACAATAGCACATCGGGACATTGTCACGTGTAGTCTTGCtggacgtatcaacaataataattcaccAAGGGGTCACAGTCCTAATCGTGAACGTGACAGTTACAG TAACGTAAGTACGTTGAGCAGAGGGAGTATAACGCCAGTCAGTGTGCCAAACACGTCATCCCCAGCCAATTCTAGTCTACCCGCTTATTCAAAGGCTCAAGGATGGatcag TAGCACGAGTTCTCAATTATCACCTGCGACTGGTACATCAGTGCCAAGGCCAACACCCCCACCTCCCTCAGCAGCCCTCGGAATGCACAATTTTCCACCACCAATGTTTGCAGCTCCTTTACCACCCCCAGTATCAAGTTCCAGTCCTCACACTTCGTTGCCTTCATTACCACCACCCACCACCAATCCCAATCCTTTCTCGGCTGAGTCACTCTTCCAGACAA GGGTGACCCATGTCACAGGTCAAACGGATCTGTTGAGACGGGAGTTGGATAATCGGTTCCTAGCCTCTTCCCAAGATAGAAACGTTGCAGTGAGTAATTTAGGGCCTCCACCGTATTTAAGAACAGAGATGCATCATCATCAGCATCAGCACACCCATGTACATCAGCACACGACTCCTCTGCTGCCTCCACCAGCTGCTACGACATTGTTTCCACCCCCAATC TTTAAGGATATTCCAAAGCTGGGAAGCGTTGATTCGCCATTTTTTCGTGGCAATCTCAATCTTTCGAGTTATCCCGGATTCAATGCTGGACTTCTACATCCAGGAATGGGTCCGTCTACACCGTTTGTGCCACCTAATCATTTGACATCATATGCACCAAAA aagACTGGTAAGTGGAACGCAATGCACGTGAGAATAGCCTGGGAAATTTACCATCACCAGCAGAAGCAACAGGCGGAGGCGAAAGCCGGGGGAGTAGTGGCAACCAAGACAGAACTTCTGAGGCCACCAGGACATTTATATCCAGGGGGGCCTCCAGGTGGTTTAGGACTGGGTGGGCCCTCTCTGGCGCCACCCTTTCCTTCCAATATGCCTCCTAGTCATCCTGGGGCACCACCACCCCCTCATCCTGTTGGGTTTCTGTCCACATCTGCGTCACATTTAG gaaGTGGAATGTCACCATTCGGGAGATATCCAGCATCATATGGTGGAGGAAATCCAAATTTCCCGACGCTGTCAGCATTTCCACCTACCAGAGATATATCGCAGTTGAGCGGACTCACGTCAGCTGTTCATGATCCTTGGAGAGG TCTCCAGCGTGCGAATCCAGGCTTTCCTCCAACAACAGTCTCTTGGACTCTGAAACCCGAGCCCCCTTCCATCGATCGTCGTGCGGAGCTCGAAGAGCGTGAACGTGAGCGTGAACGTCAGCGTCGTGAACGTGAGGAGCTCGAGCGTCAACGTCGCGAACGAGAGCGTGAGCGTGAGGAGCACGAACGTCAGCGTCGAGAGCGCGAGGAGCTCGAGCGTCAGCGTAGGGAGCGTGAACGCGAGGAGCAGCGGGAACGAGAACGTCGTGAACGTGAAAAAGAGGAGAAGAGGAAGCAGCAGGAGGCAGCAGAGCGTGAGCGTGAGCGTGAACGACGTGACAAGGAGAGGAGGGAGTTGGAGAGACGGGAGATGGAACGAGAGAGACTGATGCATCAGAATCGTCAGCATGCGATGATGGGGCGTGACAGATCGCCTTTGAGAAATGGAACATTGGATCCCAGTGAGGTGCGAGTGAAGGAGGAACCCAGGAGCAAAGACGACGATGTTGTTATGCTGTCAAGGGGTCCAAGTGTACCAGGCCCTGGATTGTCACAGGGCCCCAGTCCCATTCCAGACCCGAGATATCATCATCCTCATCATGCATACTTGGCTAGGCATCCTCACAGCATTCCACATGGAATGTCGCGGACAATGATGCCACTGGGTCATCCTATGCAGCACTTTCAGCCCCCACCACCACCCCCATCGGCATCAGGACCTGGACAACCACCTGGCCCATGGACACCTGATCCATTCAGGGATCCGTACAGGTACGATGCACTACAGCAGCTGAGGTACAATCCTCTGATGGCTGCTGCTGCCTTCAGGGCTGAAGAGGAGGAGAGGGCGAAACTCTATGCTGGGTACAATCAGAATGTGGCTGCACTCAGAGGAAAGGATCCCAGTCCTGGACCTCTCAGCAATCTTCATATGCATCATCGGGCTGGCCCTGGGCCTGGGAATGCATCTAGACAGGTTGATGGAATCATTCATGCTGAGATGCATAAGAAGGAGGACTCCTCGCAGTCTCGATGA
- the LOC135169331 gene encoding autism susceptibility gene 2 protein homolog isoform X6 produces the protein MEIEVKQRNSQRNRRRERAQRILAQRESLASAKNHNLSHQVRQRPGDDEDSHSGEDEETLGLSRSSGPRDGHQRPVRPPRPPRPRKKSSIAGGGAKEPPFEEDIIDGFAILAFRSYEDLESAIKLAGKNNLKKLHTLLTIEEKPKVDTGQNNRHNDHHIKNHFKPNHYTHNSILTPSTLNQGLDAGTSDDSGRASEQLHGPGIPRDSQDADSSRDHLSDASSHCSSGKGYICDSEGEDDKGSDAESILFESSTPPLPRKYELPSSSPHVLPPANGAGGTPPDTGGQISNPATDAPAPIPPPVPASAPVPTAPSPPSPTLPPHISQPPMTSPLAANPRAIAPQQRPASPAHPPPSLPQQPHTTIPALHPPNVPLVSSSHNTTSPAVASLGVTPAAPSNGAATTSYPPSLPMAAYPQSQPSYPPLYTPYASLNHSPYLSPAVPSPSHSASSRADVRSSRASPHTNSIAKPPLGNNVTTHNSSTPLSAATTTCVSTITNTVTTANTIAHRDIVTCSLAGRINNNNSPRGHSPNRERDSYSNVSTLSRGSITPVSVPNTSSPANSSLPAYSKAQGWISSSTSSQLSPATGTSVPRPTPPPPSAALGMHNFPPPMFAAPLPPPVSSSSPHTSLPSLPPPTTNPNPFSAESLFQTSQTDLLRRELDNRFLASSQDRNVAVSNLGPPPYLRTEMHHHQHQHTHVHQHTTPLLPPPAATTLFPPPIFKDIPKLGSVDSPFFRGNLNLSSYPGFNAGLLHPGMGPSTPFVPPNHLTSYAPKKTGKWNAMHVRIAWEIYHHQQKQQAEAKAGGVVATKTELLRPPGHLYPGGPPGGLGLGGPSLAPPFPSNMPPSHPGAPPPPHPVGFLSTSASHLGSGMSPFGRYPASYGGGNPNFPTLSAFPPTRDISQLSGLTSAVHDPWRGLQRANPGFPPTTVSWTLKPEPPSIDRRAELEERERERERQRREREELERQRREREREREEHERQRREREELERQRREREREEQRERERREREKEEKRKQQEAAERERERERRDKERRELERREMERERLMHQNRQHAMMGRDRSPLRNGTLDPSEVRVKEEPRSKDDDVVMLSRGPSVPGPGLSQGPSPIPDPRYHHPHHAYLARHPHSIPHGMSRTMMPLGHPMQHFQPPPPPPSASGPGQPPGPWTPDPFRDPYRYDALQQLRYNPLMAAAAFRAEEEERAKLYAGYNQNVAALRGKDPSPGPLSNLHMHHRAGPGPGNASRQVDGIIHAEMHKKEDSSQSR, from the exons AGTGCAATAAAGTTAGCTGGTAAAAACAATTTGAAGAAGCTACACACGCTTCTGACAATAGAGGAAAAACCAAAAGTGGATACCGGCCAGAACAATCGTCACAACGATCATCACATTAAGAATCACTTCAAGCCCAACCATTATACCCATAATTCCATACTGACACCCTCTACGCTCAATCAG GGCCTCGATGCAGGAACGAGTGACGACAGCGGGAGAGCGTCGGAACAACTGCATGGCCCTGGCATCCCTCGGGATAGCCAGGACGCTGATAGTTCCAGGGACCACCTTAGTGAT GCCAGCAGCCACTGCAGCTCGGGCAAAGGCTATATC tgTGATAGTGAAGGGGAAGACGATAAG GGTTCAGATGCAGAATCAATTCTCTTTGAATCTTCTACCCCACCTCTTCCACGTAAAT ACGAGTTGCCATCGTCATCGCCACACGTATTGCCACCAGCAAATGGTGCTGGTGGAACGCCTCCAGATACTGGGGGACAAATTTCAAATCCAGCAACGGATGCACCAGCACCAATACCCCCACCTGTGCCTGCCTCAGCACCTGTACCAACGGCGCCGAGTCCACCAAGTCCCACATTGCCACCACACATATCCCAACCACCC ATGACTAGTCCGCTAGCAGCGAatcctcgtgcaatagctccccAGCAGCGTCCAGCATCACCAGCTCATCCACCGCCATCACTGCCTCAGCAGCCACACACAACAATACCAGCTCTCCATCCACCAAATGTACCGCTGGTATCGTCGAGTCACAATACAACTAGTCCAGCAGTTGCTAGTCTAGGTGTAACCCCAGCAGCTCCATCAAATGGAGCAGCTACCACCAGCTATCCACCTTCATTGCCAATGGCTGCGTATCCGCAGAGTCAGCCCTCTTATCCACCTCTTTACACTCCTTACGCCTCGTTGAATCACAGCCCGTATTTGTCACCTGCTGTACCATCACCATCCCATTCAGCCTCTTCAAGAGCTGATGTC AGAAGCAGTAGAGCATCGCCCCATACGAACAGCATAGCAAAACCCCCATTAGGAAACAACGTAACAACTCACAACAGTTCAACTCCCCTCTCAGCAGCAACAACAACGTGTGTATCAACGATAACAAATACAGTTACCACAGCTAATACAATAGCACATCGGGACATTGTCACGTGTAGTCTTGCtggacgtatcaacaataataattcaccAAGGGGTCACAGTCCTAATCGTGAACGTGACAGTTACAG TAACGTAAGTACGTTGAGCAGAGGGAGTATAACGCCAGTCAGTGTGCCAAACACGTCATCCCCAGCCAATTCTAGTCTACCCGCTTATTCAAAGGCTCAAGGATGGatcag TAGTAGCACGAGTTCTCAATTATCACCTGCGACTGGTACATCAGTGCCAAGGCCAACACCCCCACCTCCCTCAGCAGCCCTCGGAATGCACAATTTTCCACCACCAATGTTTGCAGCTCCTTTACCACCCCCAGTATCAAGTTCCAGTCCTCACACTTCGTTGCCTTCATTACCACCACCCACCACCAATCCCAATCCTTTCTCGGCTGAGTCACTCTTCCAGACAA GTCAAACGGATCTGTTGAGACGGGAGTTGGATAATCGGTTCCTAGCCTCTTCCCAAGATAGAAACGTTGCAGTGAGTAATTTAGGGCCTCCACCGTATTTAAGAACAGAGATGCATCATCATCAGCATCAGCACACCCATGTACATCAGCACACGACTCCTCTGCTGCCTCCACCAGCTGCTACGACATTGTTTCCACCCCCAATC TTTAAGGATATTCCAAAGCTGGGAAGCGTTGATTCGCCATTTTTTCGTGGCAATCTCAATCTTTCGAGTTATCCCGGATTCAATGCTGGACTTCTACATCCAGGAATGGGTCCGTCTACACCGTTTGTGCCACCTAATCATTTGACATCATATGCACCAAAA aagACTGGTAAGTGGAACGCAATGCACGTGAGAATAGCCTGGGAAATTTACCATCACCAGCAGAAGCAACAGGCGGAGGCGAAAGCCGGGGGAGTAGTGGCAACCAAGACAGAACTTCTGAGGCCACCAGGACATTTATATCCAGGGGGGCCTCCAGGTGGTTTAGGACTGGGTGGGCCCTCTCTGGCGCCACCCTTTCCTTCCAATATGCCTCCTAGTCATCCTGGGGCACCACCACCCCCTCATCCTGTTGGGTTTCTGTCCACATCTGCGTCACATTTAG gaaGTGGAATGTCACCATTCGGGAGATATCCAGCATCATATGGTGGAGGAAATCCAAATTTCCCGACGCTGTCAGCATTTCCACCTACCAGAGATATATCGCAGTTGAGCGGACTCACGTCAGCTGTTCATGATCCTTGGAGAGG TCTCCAGCGTGCGAATCCAGGCTTTCCTCCAACAACAGTCTCTTGGACTCTGAAACCCGAGCCCCCTTCCATCGATCGTCGTGCGGAGCTCGAAGAGCGTGAACGTGAGCGTGAACGTCAGCGTCGTGAACGTGAGGAGCTCGAGCGTCAACGTCGCGAACGAGAGCGTGAGCGTGAGGAGCACGAACGTCAGCGTCGAGAGCGCGAGGAGCTCGAGCGTCAGCGTAGGGAGCGTGAACGCGAGGAGCAGCGGGAACGAGAACGTCGTGAACGTGAAAAAGAGGAGAAGAGGAAGCAGCAGGAGGCAGCAGAGCGTGAGCGTGAGCGTGAACGACGTGACAAGGAGAGGAGGGAGTTGGAGAGACGGGAGATGGAACGAGAGAGACTGATGCATCAGAATCGTCAGCATGCGATGATGGGGCGTGACAGATCGCCTTTGAGAAATGGAACATTGGATCCCAGTGAGGTGCGAGTGAAGGAGGAACCCAGGAGCAAAGACGACGATGTTGTTATGCTGTCAAGGGGTCCAAGTGTACCAGGCCCTGGATTGTCACAGGGCCCCAGTCCCATTCCAGACCCGAGATATCATCATCCTCATCATGCATACTTGGCTAGGCATCCTCACAGCATTCCACATGGAATGTCGCGGACAATGATGCCACTGGGTCATCCTATGCAGCACTTTCAGCCCCCACCACCACCCCCATCGGCATCAGGACCTGGACAACCACCTGGCCCATGGACACCTGATCCATTCAGGGATCCGTACAGGTACGATGCACTACAGCAGCTGAGGTACAATCCTCTGATGGCTGCTGCTGCCTTCAGGGCTGAAGAGGAGGAGAGGGCGAAACTCTATGCTGGGTACAATCAGAATGTGGCTGCACTCAGAGGAAAGGATCCCAGTCCTGGACCTCTCAGCAATCTTCATATGCATCATCGGGCTGGCCCTGGGCCTGGGAATGCATCTAGACAGGTTGATGGAATCATTCATGCTGAGATGCATAAGAAGGAGGACTCCTCGCAGTCTCGATGA
- the LOC135169331 gene encoding autism susceptibility gene 2 protein-like isoform X2, producing MEIEVKQRNSQRNRRRERAQRILAQRESLASAKNHNLSHQVRQRPGDDEDSHSGEDEETLGLSRSSGPRDGHQRPVRPPRPPRPRKKSSIAGGGAKEPPFEEDIIDGFAILAFRSYEDLESAIKLAGKNNLKKLHTLLTIEEKPKVDTGQNNRHNDHHIKNHFKPNHYTHNSILTPSTLNQGLDAGTSDDSGRASEQLHGPGIPRDSQDADSSRDHLSDASSHCSSGKGYICDSEGEDDKGSDAESILFESSTPPLPRKYELPSSSPHVLPPANGAGGTPPDTGGQISNPATDAPAPIPPPVPASAPVPTAPSPPSPTLPPHISQPPMTSPLAANPRAIAPQQRPASPAHPPPSLPQQPHTTIPALHPPNVPLVSSSHNTTSPAVASLGVTPAAPSNGAATTSYPPSLPMAAYPQSQPSYPPLYTPYASLNHSPYLSPAVPSPSHSASSRADVRSSRASPHTNSIAKPPLGNNVTTHNSSTPLSAATTTCVSTITNTVTTANTIAHRDIVTCSLAGRINNNNSPRGHSPNRERDSYSNVSTLSRGSITPVSVPNTSSPANSSLPAYSKAQGWISSSTSSQLSPATGTSVPRPTPPPPSAALGMHNFPPPMFAAPLPPPVSSSSPHTSLPSLPPPTTNPNPFSAESLFQTRVTHVTGQTDLLRRELDNRFLASSQDRNVAVSNLGPPPYLRTEMHHHQHQHTHVHQHTTPLLPPPAATTLFPPPIFKDIPKLGSVDSPFFRGNLNLSSYPGFNAGLLHPGMGPSTPFVPPNHLTSYAPKKTGKWNAMHVRIAWEIYHHQQKQQAEAKAGGVVATKTELLRPPGHLYPGGPPGGLGLGGPSLAPPFPSNMPPSHPGAPPPPHPVGFLSTSASHLGSGMSPFGRYPASYGGGNPNFPTLSAFPPTRDISQLSGLTSAVHDPWRGLQRANPGFPPTTVSWTLKPEPPSIDRRAELEERERERERQRREREELERQRREREREREEHERQRREREELERQRREREREEQRERERREREKEEKRKQQEAAERERERERRDKERRELERREMERERLMHQNRQHAMMGRDRSPLRNGTLDPSEVRVKEEPRSKDDDVVMLSRGPSVPGPGLSQGPSPIPDPRYHHPHHAYLARHPHSIPHGMSRTMMPLGHPMQHFQPPPPPPSASGPGQPPGPWTPDPFRDPYRYDALQQLRYNPLMAAAAFRAEEEERAKLYAGYNQNVAALRGKDPSPGPLSNLHMHHRAGPGPGNASRQVDGIIHAEMHKKEDSSQSR from the exons AGTGCAATAAAGTTAGCTGGTAAAAACAATTTGAAGAAGCTACACACGCTTCTGACAATAGAGGAAAAACCAAAAGTGGATACCGGCCAGAACAATCGTCACAACGATCATCACATTAAGAATCACTTCAAGCCCAACCATTATACCCATAATTCCATACTGACACCCTCTACGCTCAATCAG GGCCTCGATGCAGGAACGAGTGACGACAGCGGGAGAGCGTCGGAACAACTGCATGGCCCTGGCATCCCTCGGGATAGCCAGGACGCTGATAGTTCCAGGGACCACCTTAGTGAT GCCAGCAGCCACTGCAGCTCGGGCAAAGGCTATATC tgTGATAGTGAAGGGGAAGACGATAAG GGTTCAGATGCAGAATCAATTCTCTTTGAATCTTCTACCCCACCTCTTCCACGTAAAT ACGAGTTGCCATCGTCATCGCCACACGTATTGCCACCAGCAAATGGTGCTGGTGGAACGCCTCCAGATACTGGGGGACAAATTTCAAATCCAGCAACGGATGCACCAGCACCAATACCCCCACCTGTGCCTGCCTCAGCACCTGTACCAACGGCGCCGAGTCCACCAAGTCCCACATTGCCACCACACATATCCCAACCACCC ATGACTAGTCCGCTAGCAGCGAatcctcgtgcaatagctccccAGCAGCGTCCAGCATCACCAGCTCATCCACCGCCATCACTGCCTCAGCAGCCACACACAACAATACCAGCTCTCCATCCACCAAATGTACCGCTGGTATCGTCGAGTCACAATACAACTAGTCCAGCAGTTGCTAGTCTAGGTGTAACCCCAGCAGCTCCATCAAATGGAGCAGCTACCACCAGCTATCCACCTTCATTGCCAATGGCTGCGTATCCGCAGAGTCAGCCCTCTTATCCACCTCTTTACACTCCTTACGCCTCGTTGAATCACAGCCCGTATTTGTCACCTGCTGTACCATCACCATCCCATTCAGCCTCTTCAAGAGCTGATGTC AGAAGCAGTAGAGCATCGCCCCATACGAACAGCATAGCAAAACCCCCATTAGGAAACAACGTAACAACTCACAACAGTTCAACTCCCCTCTCAGCAGCAACAACAACGTGTGTATCAACGATAACAAATACAGTTACCACAGCTAATACAATAGCACATCGGGACATTGTCACGTGTAGTCTTGCtggacgtatcaacaataataattcaccAAGGGGTCACAGTCCTAATCGTGAACGTGACAGTTACAG TAACGTAAGTACGTTGAGCAGAGGGAGTATAACGCCAGTCAGTGTGCCAAACACGTCATCCCCAGCCAATTCTAGTCTACCCGCTTATTCAAAGGCTCAAGGATGGatcag TAGTAGCACGAGTTCTCAATTATCACCTGCGACTGGTACATCAGTGCCAAGGCCAACACCCCCACCTCCCTCAGCAGCCCTCGGAATGCACAATTTTCCACCACCAATGTTTGCAGCTCCTTTACCACCCCCAGTATCAAGTTCCAGTCCTCACACTTCGTTGCCTTCATTACCACCACCCACCACCAATCCCAATCCTTTCTCGGCTGAGTCACTCTTCCAGACAA GGGTGACCCATGTCACAGGTCAAACGGATCTGTTGAGACGGGAGTTGGATAATCGGTTCCTAGCCTCTTCCCAAGATAGAAACGTTGCAGTGAGTAATTTAGGGCCTCCACCGTATTTAAGAACAGAGATGCATCATCATCAGCATCAGCACACCCATGTACATCAGCACACGACTCCTCTGCTGCCTCCACCAGCTGCTACGACATTGTTTCCACCCCCAATC TTTAAGGATATTCCAAAGCTGGGAAGCGTTGATTCGCCATTTTTTCGTGGCAATCTCAATCTTTCGAGTTATCCCGGATTCAATGCTGGACTTCTACATCCAGGAATGGGTCCGTCTACACCGTTTGTGCCACCTAATCATTTGACATCATATGCACCAAAA aagACTGGTAAGTGGAACGCAATGCACGTGAGAATAGCCTGGGAAATTTACCATCACCAGCAGAAGCAACAGGCGGAGGCGAAAGCCGGGGGAGTAGTGGCAACCAAGACAGAACTTCTGAGGCCACCAGGACATTTATATCCAGGGGGGCCTCCAGGTGGTTTAGGACTGGGTGGGCCCTCTCTGGCGCCACCCTTTCCTTCCAATATGCCTCCTAGTCATCCTGGGGCACCACCACCCCCTCATCCTGTTGGGTTTCTGTCCACATCTGCGTCACATTTAG gaaGTGGAATGTCACCATTCGGGAGATATCCAGCATCATATGGTGGAGGAAATCCAAATTTCCCGACGCTGTCAGCATTTCCACCTACCAGAGATATATCGCAGTTGAGCGGACTCACGTCAGCTGTTCATGATCCTTGGAGAGG TCTCCAGCGTGCGAATCCAGGCTTTCCTCCAACAACAGTCTCTTGGACTCTGAAACCCGAGCCCCCTTCCATCGATCGTCGTGCGGAGCTCGAAGAGCGTGAACGTGAGCGTGAACGTCAGCGTCGTGAACGTGAGGAGCTCGAGCGTCAACGTCGCGAACGAGAGCGTGAGCGTGAGGAGCACGAACGTCAGCGTCGAGAGCGCGAGGAGCTCGAGCGTCAGCGTAGGGAGCGTGAACGCGAGGAGCAGCGGGAACGAGAACGTCGTGAACGTGAAAAAGAGGAGAAGAGGAAGCAGCAGGAGGCAGCAGAGCGTGAGCGTGAGCGTGAACGACGTGACAAGGAGAGGAGGGAGTTGGAGAGACGGGAGATGGAACGAGAGAGACTGATGCATCAGAATCGTCAGCATGCGATGATGGGGCGTGACAGATCGCCTTTGAGAAATGGAACATTGGATCCCAGTGAGGTGCGAGTGAAGGAGGAACCCAGGAGCAAAGACGACGATGTTGTTATGCTGTCAAGGGGTCCAAGTGTACCAGGCCCTGGATTGTCACAGGGCCCCAGTCCCATTCCAGACCCGAGATATCATCATCCTCATCATGCATACTTGGCTAGGCATCCTCACAGCATTCCACATGGAATGTCGCGGACAATGATGCCACTGGGTCATCCTATGCAGCACTTTCAGCCCCCACCACCACCCCCATCGGCATCAGGACCTGGACAACCACCTGGCCCATGGACACCTGATCCATTCAGGGATCCGTACAGGTACGATGCACTACAGCAGCTGAGGTACAATCCTCTGATGGCTGCTGCTGCCTTCAGGGCTGAAGAGGAGGAGAGGGCGAAACTCTATGCTGGGTACAATCAGAATGTGGCTGCACTCAGAGGAAAGGATCCCAGTCCTGGACCTCTCAGCAATCTTCATATGCATCATCGGGCTGGCCCTGGGCCTGGGAATGCATCTAGACAGGTTGATGGAATCATTCATGCTGAGATGCATAAGAAGGAGGACTCCTCGCAGTCTCGATGA